CGCACGCGACCGCGATCGAGGGCTCGTACACCTGGTCCGAGGACGTCTTCGGCCAGTTCTACGAGGACGCCGACACGCGCAACGACGCCGACGACGCCGACGCGGTGCCCCGCTGCGTCGTCACCGACCCCGCCTCCTTCGACTGGAGCGGCGACGTCGCACCGCGGATCCCGCTCGAGGAGACCGTGGTCTACGAGGTGCACGTGAAGGGCTTCACCAAGCTGCACCCCGACATCCCCGAGGACATCCGCGGCACCTACCGCGCACTCGGCCACCCCGCCGCGATCAAGCACTTCACCGACCTGGGCGTGACCTCGGTCGAGCTGCTGCCCGTGCACCAGTTCGTGCAGGACTCGCACCTCGAGGAGAAGGGGCTGCGCAACTACTGGGGCTACAACTCCCTCGGCTTCTTCGCCCCGCACAACGAGTACTCGCACGCCGGCGACGACGGCTCGCAGGTCGACGAGTTCAAGGCCATGGTCAAGGCGTTCCACGAGGCGGGCCTCGAGGTCATCCTCGACGTGGTCTACAACCACACCGCCGAGGGCAACGACAAGGGACCGACCCTCTCGTTCAAGGGCATCGACAACGGCTCCTACTACCGCCTCGTCGAGGACGACCGCGCCAACTACTTCGACACCACCGGCACCGGCAACAGCCTCAACGTCGCGCACCCGGCGGCGCTTGGTCTGATCATGGACTCGCTGCGCTACTGGGTCACCGAGATGCACATCGACGGCTTCCGCTTCGACCTCGCCACCACCCTCACCCGCCAGACGGGCGAGGCCGAGGTGCACAGCGCGTTCCTCGACCTCATCGCGCAGGACCCGGTGCTCGCGCCCGTCAAGATGATCGCCGAGCCGTGGGACACCGCCGGCTACCAGGTCGGCGGCTTCCCTGCCGACTGGTCGGAGTGGAACGGCAAGTTCCGCGACGACGTGCGCGACTTCTGGCACGGCGCCGACTCGGTGCTCGGCACCACCGCGCAGCGGATCCTCGGCTCGCCCGACGTGTACGAGGCCGACAAGCGCTCCCCCGTCTCGAGCGTCAACTTCGTCACCGCGCACGACGGCTTCACCCTCGCCGACCTCACCGCCTACTCGCGCAAGCACAACGCGGCCAACGGCGAGGACAACAACGACGGCGAGAGCGACAACCGCTCCTCGAACAACGGGGCGGAGGGGCCGACCGACAACGAGGCCGTGAACGAGCGGCGCGCGCGCATGCGCCGCAACTT
The genomic region above belongs to Rathayibacter sp. VKM Ac-2759 and contains:
- the glgX gene encoding glycogen debranching protein GlgX, translating into MPASPRSFPYPLGVSLRGDDGANVALYSETADSVEVCLFDESGAETRVTLTDRTGHVFHGIVPGMTIGTRYGLRVDGPWDPANGLRHNAAKLLLDPHATAIEGSYTWSEDVFGQFYEDADTRNDADDADAVPRCVVTDPASFDWSGDVAPRIPLEETVVYEVHVKGFTKLHPDIPEDIRGTYRALGHPAAIKHFTDLGVTSVELLPVHQFVQDSHLEEKGLRNYWGYNSLGFFAPHNEYSHAGDDGSQVDEFKAMVKAFHEAGLEVILDVVYNHTAEGNDKGPTLSFKGIDNGSYYRLVEDDRANYFDTTGTGNSLNVAHPAALGLIMDSLRYWVTEMHIDGFRFDLATTLTRQTGEAEVHSAFLDLIAQDPVLAPVKMIAEPWDTAGYQVGGFPADWSEWNGKFRDDVRDFWHGADSVLGTTAQRILGSPDVYEADKRSPVSSVNFVTAHDGFTLADLTAYSRKHNAANGEDNNDGESDNRSSNNGAEGPTDNEAVNERRARMRRNFLATLLLSAGVPMILGGDEIARTQGGNNNAYCQDDEISWFDWENADQELLAFTRELIALRRAEPALRPKWFRRAPGDGGPDTVDILRSDAEGFADEDWDNPDARSITFVFEHEGSDSFALLMNAAENGVEFTVPKAPGAEWVLASSSDPGQVVEGEVTTLIVRDGSFTLLRSAS